Proteins encoded by one window of Chondromyces crocatus:
- a CDS encoding DUF692 domain-containing protein, with amino-acid sequence MTAVGFTLQPDEAFLELLGPALEDADYYEVAPETLWFARDEREEQLEPNGFHATFEALARRSQKPFVAHGVGLSVGTASRKDEARRACWLEAIQRTHAALRFRWYTDHLGISAPAGVAATLPLPLPMTRHAARVVRGALRTLQQVVDDVGVENSVGYFLLGDPLDEPRFLGWVLAMPRAHLLLDLHNVYTMAQNLGFEPRDYLARLDLNRVIEIHLAGGRTSEPGWLPSGRTLRLDGHDDAVPEPVWQLFEAVAPRCPELRGVTLERMEGTVLDEGDALQVREELRRVRRTLELRR; translated from the coding sequence GTGACCGCGGTCGGCTTCACCCTCCAACCCGACGAGGCGTTCCTGGAGCTGCTCGGGCCGGCGCTCGAGGACGCCGACTACTACGAGGTGGCCCCCGAGACGCTCTGGTTTGCCCGCGATGAGCGCGAGGAGCAGCTCGAGCCGAACGGCTTCCACGCGACCTTCGAGGCGCTCGCCAGGCGTTCGCAAAAGCCGTTCGTGGCGCACGGCGTCGGGCTGTCGGTCGGCACGGCGTCCCGGAAGGACGAGGCGCGTCGCGCCTGCTGGCTCGAGGCAATCCAGAGGACGCACGCCGCGCTCCGGTTCCGCTGGTACACGGATCACCTCGGCATCAGCGCCCCCGCGGGCGTCGCTGCCACGCTGCCGCTGCCCCTGCCCATGACACGGCACGCGGCGCGGGTCGTGCGCGGCGCGCTGCGCACGCTGCAGCAGGTGGTCGATGACGTGGGCGTGGAGAACAGCGTGGGTTACTTTCTGCTCGGCGATCCGCTCGACGAGCCACGTTTCCTCGGCTGGGTGCTCGCCATGCCGCGCGCCCACCTGCTGCTCGATCTCCACAACGTGTACACGATGGCGCAGAACCTGGGCTTCGAGCCGCGGGACTATCTGGCGCGGCTCGATCTGAACCGGGTGATCGAGATCCATCTGGCTGGAGGTCGCACGAGCGAGCCAGGTTGGCTGCCCTCGGGGCGCACGCTGAGGCTCGACGGGCACGACGATGCGGTCCCCGAGCCGGTATGGCAGCTCTTCGAGGCGGTGGCGCCACGCTGTCCCGAGCTGCGCGGCGTCACGCTGGAGCGCATGGAAGGGACGGTGCTCGACGAGGGCGATGCGCTGCAAGTACGCGAGGAGCTGCGTCGCGTACGCCGCACGCTGGAGCTGCGACGATGA
- a CDS encoding serine/threonine protein kinase, giving the protein MSPEEKVAPKPSEPPRTETRAEPRAEPRAEGRAEVVDPLIGKELNGKFKIISMLATGGMGTIYRGEQMPLGRPVAVKVLIPNVTSRQLDPNFHKRFFLEASILAKLQHPNIVTVFDYGRIEDAEGERYFMAMEFLEGETLFRRVRRMGRLPPPEAMRIAKQIARGLREAHKQGVVHRDLKPSNVMLCASEDGEEAVKILDFGLVKVLSDDSEELTQQGAFLGSPRFMSPEQISHGKVDLRTDVYSLGVILYQMLCGKVPFESDKSIQILMAHLQQPVPRMKERNPEVEIPEPLEALVMRCLSKDPEGRPVTMDAFVQQLGECARSIGVSGGFTQAVESLSGITSFRSGTLKALKDAETLPASAEDISIVGATPGRASLPSISGEKGEDKTPAGTVADTSNKKGPMLVAAGLVAAAAVAAFYLFGRGDNPSNATQGATPPPAATPTATEKKVTAFTLMVESLPAGASVTEDGQALGTTPLQLSVQNDQARENPRRITVQKDGYQPYSVVQGPSDESVRIVATLVALAKEEPKPEATSEPRGGSRPRGNVTRPTPPTPTTVKPATPDPPDISLGR; this is encoded by the coding sequence ATGAGCCCCGAAGAGAAGGTCGCACCGAAGCCCAGCGAGCCACCGCGTACCGAGACGCGCGCCGAACCACGCGCCGAACCACGCGCCGAGGGACGTGCCGAGGTGGTCGATCCCCTCATCGGTAAGGAGCTCAACGGGAAGTTCAAGATCATCTCGATGCTCGCCACCGGCGGCATGGGGACGATCTACCGCGGCGAGCAGATGCCGCTCGGTCGCCCCGTGGCCGTGAAGGTGCTCATCCCGAACGTCACCTCCCGGCAGCTCGATCCGAACTTCCACAAGCGGTTCTTCCTCGAAGCGAGCATCCTCGCCAAGCTGCAGCACCCGAACATCGTCACCGTGTTCGACTACGGTCGCATCGAGGACGCCGAGGGTGAGCGCTACTTCATGGCGATGGAGTTCCTGGAGGGGGAGACGCTCTTCCGCCGGGTTCGGCGCATGGGCCGGCTCCCGCCGCCCGAGGCGATGCGGATCGCGAAGCAGATCGCCCGTGGGCTGCGCGAGGCGCACAAGCAGGGCGTCGTGCACCGCGATCTCAAGCCCTCCAACGTGATGCTGTGCGCGAGCGAGGACGGGGAAGAGGCGGTGAAGATCCTCGACTTCGGCCTGGTGAAGGTGCTCTCGGACGACTCGGAGGAGCTGACCCAGCAGGGCGCGTTCCTCGGCTCTCCGCGCTTCATGTCGCCCGAGCAGATCTCGCACGGGAAGGTGGACCTGCGCACGGACGTCTACTCGCTGGGCGTCATCCTCTACCAGATGCTCTGCGGCAAGGTGCCGTTCGAGTCCGACAAGTCCATCCAGATCCTGATGGCGCACCTGCAGCAGCCGGTGCCGCGGATGAAGGAGCGCAACCCGGAGGTCGAGATCCCCGAGCCGCTCGAGGCGCTGGTGATGCGCTGTCTGTCGAAGGATCCCGAGGGGCGCCCCGTGACGATGGACGCCTTCGTCCAGCAGCTCGGCGAATGCGCGCGGTCCATCGGGGTGTCGGGCGGCTTCACGCAAGCGGTGGAGTCGCTGAGCGGGATCACCTCGTTCCGCAGCGGCACGCTGAAGGCACTGAAGGACGCGGAGACGCTGCCGGCGTCGGCGGAAGACATCTCCATCGTGGGGGCCACGCCTGGCCGCGCCTCACTCCCGAGCATTTCGGGAGAGAAGGGCGAGGACAAGACGCCAGCGGGGACGGTGGCCGACACATCGAACAAGAAGGGGCCGATGCTCGTCGCAGCAGGCCTCGTGGCAGCCGCCGCCGTGGCCGCGTTCTACCTCTTCGGTCGAGGGGACAACCCGAGCAACGCGACGCAAGGCGCCACGCCGCCACCCGCCGCGACCCCGACGGCGACCGAGAAGAAGGTCACGGCATTCACCTTGATGGTGGAGTCGTTGCCCGCAGGCGCCTCGGTCACCGAGGACGGGCAAGCTCTCGGTACCACGCCCCTCCAGCTCTCGGTGCAGAACGACCAGGCGCGCGAGAACCCGCGCCGGATCACCGTGCAGAAAGATGGCTACCAGCCCTACTCGGTGGTGCAGGGGCCCTCGGACGAGTCGGTGCGGATCGTGGCGACCCTGGTGGCCCTCGCGAAAGAGGAGCCGAAGCCGGAGGCCACGAGCGAGCCGCGCGGCGGGAGCAGGCCTCGAGGCAACGTGACGCGGCCGACGCCCCCGACGCCCACGACCGTGAAGCCCGCGACGCCGGATCCGCCGGACATCTCCCTCGGCCGCTGA
- a CDS encoding tetratricopeptide repeat protein: MIRRWWKTKTYRRLYDAVADAFAAGRDAEAEAACERALSLAEDLYGPEDPEVLPLLYARSSAQLAQGRLEQAEASCRRAITLAERAERTESIEPPLSRLLMQLASILERRGDLDGLEALLQRMLAGYERMRDPEPCEHAVVLTRLGLLLGRKGRRDEAAPLLTQAITLRETVFGADHPVVAEALFNAATLRPKGASPEPAEEMLRRALAIAERPSGATIDPLVRASILHNLAVVREEQGAVDDAASLYEQALDVREGLVGAEHVSLRPTLVRLAQLRHAQGQLTAALPLYERALPLAEIEHGAGHPIPEAIKAWIAGARSTN; this comes from the coding sequence GTGATCCGGCGCTGGTGGAAAACGAAGACGTACCGCCGGCTGTACGACGCGGTCGCGGACGCCTTCGCCGCGGGGCGAGACGCGGAGGCGGAGGCCGCGTGCGAGCGGGCGCTGTCGCTGGCCGAGGATCTCTATGGCCCCGAGGACCCGGAAGTTCTTCCCCTCCTGTACGCCCGGAGTTCGGCGCAGCTCGCGCAAGGGCGTCTCGAGCAGGCCGAAGCGAGCTGCCGTCGGGCCATCACCCTCGCCGAGCGCGCCGAGCGCACGGAAAGCATCGAGCCGCCCCTCTCCAGGCTGCTGATGCAGCTCGCCTCGATCCTCGAGCGCCGCGGGGACCTCGACGGCCTCGAGGCCCTGCTCCAGCGCATGCTCGCCGGATACGAACGCATGCGCGACCCGGAGCCTTGCGAGCACGCCGTCGTGCTCACCCGACTCGGGCTGCTGCTCGGCCGGAAGGGCCGTCGTGACGAGGCGGCGCCGCTCCTCACCCAGGCCATCACCTTGCGGGAGACCGTGTTCGGAGCCGACCACCCGGTCGTCGCCGAGGCCCTGTTCAACGCGGCCACGCTGCGACCCAAGGGAGCCTCCCCCGAGCCGGCGGAGGAGATGCTGCGCCGCGCCCTCGCCATCGCCGAGCGCCCCTCCGGCGCCACGATCGACCCCCTGGTCCGCGCCTCGATCTTGCACAACCTCGCGGTGGTGCGCGAGGAGCAAGGGGCGGTGGACGACGCGGCGTCGCTCTACGAACAGGCGCTCGACGTGCGAGAAGGGCTCGTCGGCGCCGAGCATGTCTCCCTCCGGCCCACCCTCGTGCGGCTCGCTCAGCTGCGTCATGCCCAGGGACAGCTGACCGCGGCGCTGCCCTTGTACGAGCGCGCGCTCCCCCTCGCCGAGATCGAGCACGGCGCAGGCCACCCCATCCCCGAGGCGATCAAGGCGTGGATCGCGGGCGCGCGCAGCACGAACTGA
- a CDS encoding 5-formyltetrahydrofolate cyclo-ligase, with protein sequence MDIDENLEVELRFRAKAAMRKRARGVRGAVPRDAILKRSAQIQDTLSSLPEIAAASRIALFFPIEGRNEVDLVALDARLRERGARIAYPTVDRDTRTMTFRFVDDPHAMEEQGSGFCEPGPSNEEALALDVIVVPCLQIDPRGYRIGYGAGYYDRTLPRFCPPARAIAVAFDFQLVSEIPDTASDVPVHVVVTDTRVLRIDAPAAETPPAP encoded by the coding sequence ATGGACATCGACGAAAATCTCGAGGTCGAGCTGCGCTTCCGCGCCAAAGCCGCCATGCGCAAGCGGGCTCGTGGGGTCAGGGGTGCCGTGCCGCGGGACGCGATCCTGAAGCGGTCGGCTCAGATCCAGGACACCTTGTCGTCGCTGCCCGAGATCGCCGCGGCGTCCCGGATTGCCCTCTTCTTTCCCATCGAGGGTCGCAACGAGGTGGACCTCGTCGCCCTCGACGCCCGGCTGCGGGAACGAGGCGCACGCATCGCTTACCCCACCGTCGATCGCGACACGCGCACCATGACCTTCCGCTTCGTCGACGATCCGCACGCGATGGAGGAGCAAGGCTCCGGCTTCTGCGAGCCCGGGCCGTCGAACGAGGAGGCCCTCGCGCTCGACGTGATCGTGGTGCCTTGTTTGCAGATCGATCCGCGGGGCTACCGGATCGGCTACGGCGCGGGGTACTACGATCGCACGCTGCCCCGCTTCTGTCCCCCAGCGCGGGCCATCGCGGTGGCGTTCGATTTCCAGCTCGTGTCCGAGATTCCCGACACGGCGTCCGACGTGCCAGTCCATGTGGTGGTCACCGACACGCGGGTGCTCCGCATCGACGCGCCCGCCGCCGAGACGCCACCCGCCCCTTGA
- a CDS encoding cytochrome P450, with translation MVALPPGPPLAPLHTLFAGLDTPRFFKSCVSRYGDPFTVTLPAGKVVVTGHPDGIREIFTAEPSTFGALTQIPLLPVLGKSSMLLLEGQAHKRERRLLMPPFHGDRMRAYGTLMRDITLRLAATLPSHGAFTAMQLTQAISLEVIIQAVFGVKQPERVKAFQDTIASYFSSYTVPLMFVPPLRRSFHGVSPWDRFQQTAHRFDILLDEEIAARRRSSVEHEDILSLLLSARDEEGTPMTDEEIKDELRTMLIAGHETTAITMAWALYHVHRLPAVKARLLDELDALGPDPSPDALARASYLGAVCDEALRLDPVVILVPRRLKAPMTLRGVALPAGIGVMGAIVLAHHDPTIFSEPDQFKPERFLDRKYSPFEYLPFGGGARRCLGAAFALYEMKIALGSLLLAHRFSLDEQGPVKAVRRNVTFGPKTGVRLRHDGVRPRPASPANPGLKGAGEGAAA, from the coding sequence ATGGTCGCTCTGCCCCCTGGCCCGCCGCTCGCCCCCCTGCACACCCTGTTCGCCGGGCTCGACACGCCACGTTTCTTCAAGTCCTGCGTGTCCCGGTACGGCGACCCGTTCACCGTGACGCTCCCGGCGGGCAAGGTGGTGGTCACGGGCCATCCCGACGGCATCCGGGAGATCTTCACCGCCGAGCCCTCGACCTTCGGCGCGCTCACGCAGATCCCCCTGCTGCCGGTCCTGGGGAAGAGTTCGATGCTCCTCCTCGAAGGTCAGGCGCACAAGCGGGAGCGCCGTCTGCTGATGCCTCCCTTCCACGGCGATCGCATGCGCGCGTACGGCACGTTGATGCGGGACATCACGCTGCGCCTCGCGGCCACGCTCCCGTCGCACGGCGCGTTCACGGCGATGCAGCTCACCCAGGCCATCTCCCTGGAGGTGATCATCCAGGCCGTCTTCGGTGTGAAGCAGCCCGAGCGCGTGAAGGCCTTCCAGGACACCATCGCCAGCTACTTCTCCTCGTACACCGTCCCGCTCATGTTCGTCCCGCCGCTGCGGCGCTCCTTCCACGGCGTCTCTCCGTGGGATCGCTTTCAGCAGACGGCACACCGCTTCGACATCCTGCTCGACGAGGAGATCGCCGCGAGGCGGCGGAGTTCGGTCGAGCACGAGGACATCCTCAGCCTGCTGCTCTCCGCCCGTGACGAGGAGGGGACGCCCATGACCGACGAGGAGATCAAGGACGAGCTGCGGACCATGCTCATCGCTGGCCACGAGACCACGGCGATCACCATGGCGTGGGCGCTCTACCACGTGCATCGGCTCCCGGCAGTGAAGGCGCGGCTGCTCGACGAGCTCGACGCGCTCGGCCCGGACCCTTCGCCCGATGCGCTGGCGCGCGCCTCCTACCTGGGGGCGGTGTGCGACGAGGCGCTGCGGCTCGACCCGGTGGTGATCCTGGTCCCGCGTCGGCTCAAGGCTCCGATGACCTTGCGAGGGGTCGCGCTGCCCGCCGGGATCGGGGTGATGGGCGCCATCGTGCTCGCGCACCACGATCCGACGATCTTCTCCGAGCCGGACCAGTTCAAGCCGGAGCGCTTCCTCGACCGAAAGTACTCGCCGTTCGAATACCTACCGTTCGGCGGTGGCGCGCGGCGCTGTCTCGGCGCGGCGTTCGCGCTGTACGAGATGAAGATCGCGCTCGGCTCGCTGCTGCTCGCGCACCGCTTCTCGCTCGACGAGCAGGGGCCGGTGAAGGCCGTGCGGCGGAACGTGACCTTCGGACCGAAGACCGGCGTCCGGCTCCGGCACGACGGTGTGCGTCCCCGGCCTGCGTCTCCGGCCAACCCGGGGCTGAAGGGTGCGGGGGAAGGGGCTGCTGCGTGA
- a CDS encoding TetR/AcrR family transcriptional regulator yields MSGVGDARERILRVAEAQFLAHGLGGVTMDDIAAELRMSKKTLYQHFPSKDALCVAAIERAMANLDAELEQAIAREAASFDELLARVAQIVATRLKGTGPLLQELSQDAPALYERLQTLRQEVIYRRPGAWIAQGMSSGALRDDVRPELIVRILLTLAHHIIEPKALSELGLDPSEAHRQMMSVILDGIRVRAPAPLSSSRAEES; encoded by the coding sequence GTGAGCGGGGTCGGAGACGCACGCGAGCGGATTCTGCGCGTCGCAGAGGCGCAGTTCCTCGCGCACGGACTCGGTGGCGTGACGATGGACGACATCGCCGCCGAGCTGCGGATGAGCAAGAAGACCCTCTACCAGCACTTCCCGAGCAAGGACGCGCTGTGCGTCGCAGCGATCGAGCGCGCCATGGCCAACCTCGACGCGGAGCTGGAGCAAGCGATCGCGAGGGAGGCGGCGAGCTTCGACGAGCTGCTCGCGCGCGTCGCGCAGATCGTTGCGACGCGGCTGAAGGGGACGGGCCCGCTGCTCCAGGAGCTCTCTCAGGATGCGCCGGCGCTCTACGAGCGGCTGCAGACCCTGCGGCAGGAGGTGATCTACCGTCGACCTGGCGCGTGGATCGCTCAGGGCATGTCGTCGGGCGCCTTGCGGGACGACGTGCGTCCAGAGCTGATCGTTCGCATCCTGCTGACGCTCGCGCACCACATCATCGAGCCGAAGGCGCTCTCGGAGCTGGGCCTCGATCCGTCCGAAGCCCATCGACAGATGATGTCGGTGATCCTCGATGGCATCCGGGTGCGTGCTCCTGCTCCTCTTTCTTCATCGAGGGCCGAGGAGTCGTGA